A window of Pedococcus aerophilus contains these coding sequences:
- a CDS encoding flavin reductase family protein translates to MSTPVPTPAVDTDQFRLAMGRFATGVTVLTTRSGGHDHAMTANALTSVSIDPLLVLVCVEVDARFHDAVTEAGIWGVSILGAEQRPVAQWLSTQGRPLHGQLDRIPHHRGGATGVALLDGAMATIECRTTQVHPAGDHSIVVGEVVSLSSNEHPAAALVYYRSRYEALK, encoded by the coding sequence GTGAGCACCCCCGTCCCCACCCCGGCCGTCGACACCGACCAGTTCCGGTTGGCGATGGGACGTTTCGCGACGGGGGTGACGGTGCTGACCACCCGTAGCGGTGGGCACGACCATGCGATGACGGCGAACGCCCTCACCTCGGTCTCCATCGACCCGTTGCTGGTGCTCGTGTGCGTGGAGGTCGACGCGCGCTTCCACGACGCCGTGACCGAGGCCGGGATCTGGGGCGTGAGCATCCTCGGCGCCGAGCAGCGCCCCGTGGCCCAGTGGCTCTCGACCCAGGGGCGTCCCCTCCACGGCCAGCTGGACCGCATACCGCACCACCGAGGTGGGGCCACCGGTGTCGCCCTGCTGGACGGGGCGATGGCAACGATCGAATGTCGAACCACGCAGGTGCACCCCGCCGGGGACCACAGCATCGTGGTGGGCGAAGTAGTGTCCCTCTCGAGCAACGAGCACCCCGCAGCCGCGCTGGTGTACTACCGCAGCCGCTACGAGGCGCTGAAGTGA
- the mshB gene encoding N-acetyl-1-D-myo-inositol-2-amino-2-deoxy-alpha-D-glucopyranoside deacetylase: MTTQAPAAPLLFVHAHPDDETLTTGITMARYARAGHPVHVLTCTLGEEGEVVPPELAHLDVHHDDALGPHRREELRGAMAALGVTHEVLGEGDGRLSRYRDSGMAGLGTAPGPDTFVAADLEDAAALVAAVIRRVRPAVVVTYDRHGGYLHPDHVQTHRVTCAAVASLPVPERPLLYAVLTPASWAREDREWLARHLPADSSWTLPDPDGDYPPSVVADELVTHEVVDPSLVPLQALALRSHATQLTVDGRVYALSNDIAARLSGREGFARLDPVTGDLLAASHPDTTAGATGSTTTGSSTGAPRCADLTEGTPT; this comes from the coding sequence GTGACCACCCAGGCTCCCGCGGCTCCTCTGCTGTTCGTCCACGCCCACCCCGACGACGAGACCCTGACGACCGGGATCACCATGGCCCGCTACGCGCGGGCCGGGCACCCCGTGCACGTGCTCACCTGCACGCTGGGGGAGGAGGGGGAGGTGGTGCCGCCAGAGCTGGCGCACCTCGACGTGCACCACGACGACGCCCTCGGCCCCCATCGGCGTGAGGAGCTGCGCGGCGCCATGGCCGCCCTCGGCGTCACCCACGAGGTCCTGGGCGAGGGCGACGGACGCCTCTCCCGCTACCGGGACTCAGGCATGGCGGGCCTCGGGACGGCTCCGGGCCCGGACACGTTCGTCGCCGCCGACCTCGAGGACGCCGCTGCGCTCGTCGCCGCGGTCATCCGGCGCGTGCGCCCGGCCGTCGTGGTCACCTACGACCGGCACGGCGGGTACCTCCACCCCGACCACGTCCAGACCCACCGTGTCACCTGCGCCGCCGTCGCCTCCCTGCCGGTCCCCGAACGACCTCTCCTGTATGCCGTGCTGACCCCGGCGTCGTGGGCGCGCGAGGACCGCGAGTGGCTGGCCCGGCACCTGCCGGCCGACTCGTCGTGGACGTTGCCGGACCCCGACGGCGACTACCCACCCTCGGTCGTGGCCGACGAGCTGGTCACGCACGAGGTGGTGGACCCCTCGCTCGTGCCGCTCCAGGCCCTGGCGCTGCGGTCGCACGCGACCCAGCTGACGGTCGACGGCCGGGTGTACGCCTTGTCCAACGACATCGCAGCGCGGCTGTCCGGCCGGGAGGGGTTCGCCCGGCTCGACCCGGTGACCGGCGACCTGCTCGCCGCTTCGCACCCCGACACCACCGCCGGCGCCACCGGCTCCACCACCACCGGCTCCAGCACCGGAGCACCCCGCTGCGCCGACCTGACCGAAGGAACACCCACGTGA
- a CDS encoding ABC transporter substrate-binding protein translates to MLVRRPLSAPRSGLPTSRPDRRAVVATALVAVAVTASGCTADDAAAPDEGVAGRLSVLSLGPVASWDPQRMTTPQDVAFAGRTFVRTLTAHPAGADAAAQREVVGDLATDAGTPDDSLEVWTFTLRAGVTWQDGSPVTCEDVRYGVSRSFAKPFADEGLNYPLAYLDIPRKADGTSTYTGPYGGSAQAAFDKAVTCDGQKVTFRLSTPMVDFNQVVALPVFAPVKKSKDLREDGTHAVFSNGPYQLAGPWDPSTGGTFVRNPKWDKGSDPIRRAEPDSIQYVEGIESQTAVQQVINDEGDRRRAVTLDSAPPAMQQQVLSDDALSRRSINPSAQFVDYLAPSFASPVMRNADVRRALALATNRDGYVTALGGTSAAEPTSTLLGPAMASRRTADPLGAPTSGDPAKARAALQESGLTLPVKITVAYRSTPTADKAMAALGNGWEQAGFAVTLQPIEKDYFSVVAEPGRAAKTDVFWANWAPAWPTASTVIPPLFDSRLNLSDSGTGRDLGAFADAATDKEITRISTIKQPADQAAAWAELDADLATKGAYVALAQRRSLFIGGSAVSGLSANEALGGFVDLATIGVE, encoded by the coding sequence GTGCTCGTCCGACGCCCGCTGTCTGCTCCCCGGTCCGGCCTGCCCACCAGCAGGCCGGACCGTCGCGCCGTGGTGGCGACCGCCCTCGTGGCGGTGGCCGTCACGGCGTCCGGCTGCACCGCCGACGACGCGGCAGCGCCCGACGAGGGCGTGGCCGGTCGGCTGTCCGTGCTGTCCCTCGGTCCGGTCGCGAGCTGGGACCCGCAGCGGATGACCACGCCGCAGGACGTGGCCTTCGCCGGACGCACGTTCGTCCGCACCCTGACGGCGCACCCGGCCGGAGCCGACGCCGCCGCCCAGCGTGAGGTCGTCGGGGACCTCGCGACCGACGCGGGCACCCCCGACGACTCCCTCGAGGTGTGGACCTTCACGCTTCGCGCAGGGGTCACCTGGCAGGACGGTTCACCCGTCACCTGCGAGGACGTGCGCTACGGCGTCTCCCGGTCGTTCGCGAAGCCGTTCGCCGACGAGGGCCTCAACTACCCGCTGGCCTACCTGGACATCCCGCGCAAGGCCGACGGGACGTCGACCTACACCGGCCCCTACGGCGGATCGGCCCAGGCCGCCTTCGACAAGGCGGTGACGTGCGACGGGCAGAAGGTCACCTTCCGGCTGAGCACGCCCATGGTCGACTTCAACCAGGTCGTGGCCCTGCCGGTCTTCGCCCCCGTGAAGAAGTCCAAGGACCTCCGGGAGGACGGGACGCACGCGGTCTTCTCCAACGGTCCCTACCAGCTGGCAGGTCCCTGGGATCCCAGCACGGGTGGGACGTTCGTGCGAAACCCCAAGTGGGACAAGGGGTCTGACCCGATCCGCCGGGCCGAGCCCGACTCGATCCAGTATGTCGAGGGCATCGAGTCCCAGACGGCCGTGCAGCAGGTGATCAACGACGAGGGCGACCGCAGGCGTGCGGTGACCCTCGACTCGGCCCCCCCGGCGATGCAGCAGCAGGTCCTGTCCGACGACGCGTTGAGCCGGCGTTCGATCAACCCCTCCGCCCAGTTCGTCGACTACCTGGCGCCCAGCTTCGCCTCCCCGGTGATGCGCAACGCCGACGTCCGGCGCGCCCTCGCCCTCGCCACCAACCGCGACGGCTACGTCACCGCGCTCGGTGGCACGAGCGCGGCCGAGCCGACGTCCACCCTGCTCGGGCCCGCCATGGCCTCCCGTCGCACTGCCGACCCCCTCGGCGCCCCCACGTCGGGGGACCCGGCCAAGGCGCGTGCCGCCCTGCAGGAGTCCGGGCTCACCCTCCCGGTGAAGATCACGGTGGCCTACCGCTCCACCCCGACCGCCGACAAGGCGATGGCTGCCCTCGGCAACGGGTGGGAGCAGGCGGGGTTTGCGGTCACCCTCCAGCCGATCGAGAAGGACTACTTCTCCGTCGTCGCCGAGCCGGGGCGGGCCGCGAAGACCGATGTGTTCTGGGCGAACTGGGCCCCGGCCTGGCCGACCGCCTCCACCGTCATCCCACCCCTGTTCGACAGCCGCCTCAACCTCTCCGACAGCGGTACCGGCCGAGACCTCGGCGCATTCGCGGACGCCGCGACCGACAAGGAGATCACCCGGATCTCGACCATCAAGCAACCCGCGGACCAGGCTGCTGCCTGGGCCGAGCTCGACGCCGACCTGGCCACGAAGGGCGCCTACGTCGCCCTGGCCCAGCGCCGGTCGCTGTTCATCGGCGGAAGCGCGGTCAGCGGGCTGTCGGCCAACGAGGCGCTGGGCGGGTTCGTGGACCTGGCGACCATCGGTGTGGAATAG
- the typA gene encoding translational GTPase TypA, producing MPMKTRGDIRNVAIVAHVDHGKTTLVDKMLWEAGAFGEHQHVDERAMDSGDLEREKGITILAKNTAIHYAGKAAAEAGLADGATINIIDTPGHADFGGEVERGLSMVDGVVLLVDASEGPLPQTRFVLRKALAAKMPVVLCINKVDRPDSRIAEVVDEVYELFMDLDADEHQIEFPIVYASAKNGRASMTRPENGGLPDAEDLEALFETILSTIPAPTYDDEAPLQAHVTNLDASNFLGRLALLRVHNGTIKKGQFVAWCKVDGSVERVKITELLMTEALERKPAESAGPGDIIAIAGIPEIMIGETLADAENPIPLPVITVDEPAISMTIGTNTSPMVGKVRGSKVTARMVKDRLDKELIGNVSLRVLPTERPDAWEVQGRGELALAILVEQMKREGYELTVGKPQVVTREVDGKTHEPVERLTIDTPEEFLGPITQIMAARKGRMEQMTNHGTGWIRMEFLVPSRGLIGFRTEFLTETRGTGIAHHVFEDYEPWFGPIVTRTSGSLVSDRTGVVTAYAMVNLQERGTLFVDPTTEVYEGMIIGENSRADDMDVNITKEKKLTNVRASSSDNFEKIVPPRKLSLEQSLEFCREDECVEVTPEAVRIRKVELDQTLRARAASRARNA from the coding sequence ATGCCCATGAAGACCCGCGGTGACATCCGCAATGTCGCCATCGTTGCCCACGTCGACCACGGAAAGACCACCCTGGTCGACAAGATGCTCTGGGAAGCCGGCGCGTTCGGCGAGCACCAGCACGTCGACGAGCGTGCGATGGACTCCGGTGACCTCGAGCGCGAGAAGGGCATCACCATCCTCGCGAAGAACACCGCCATCCACTACGCCGGGAAGGCCGCCGCCGAGGCGGGCCTGGCCGATGGCGCCACGATCAACATCATCGACACCCCCGGCCACGCCGACTTCGGTGGCGAGGTCGAGCGCGGCCTGTCCATGGTCGACGGTGTCGTGCTGCTCGTCGATGCCTCCGAGGGCCCGCTGCCCCAGACGCGCTTCGTGCTGCGCAAGGCGCTCGCCGCCAAGATGCCGGTCGTGCTGTGCATCAACAAGGTGGACCGCCCCGACTCGCGCATCGCCGAGGTCGTCGACGAGGTCTACGAGCTGTTCATGGACCTCGACGCCGACGAGCACCAGATCGAGTTCCCGATCGTCTACGCGTCCGCCAAGAACGGCCGCGCCTCGATGACCCGCCCGGAGAACGGCGGCCTCCCGGACGCCGAGGACCTCGAGGCCCTCTTCGAGACGATCCTGTCCACGATCCCCGCGCCCACGTACGACGACGAGGCCCCGCTGCAGGCCCACGTCACCAACCTCGACGCGTCCAACTTCCTCGGCCGCCTCGCGCTGCTGCGCGTGCACAACGGCACGATCAAGAAGGGCCAGTTCGTGGCCTGGTGCAAGGTCGACGGGAGCGTCGAGCGCGTCAAGATCACCGAGCTGCTCATGACCGAGGCCCTCGAGCGCAAGCCCGCCGAGTCCGCTGGTCCCGGCGACATCATCGCCATCGCCGGCATCCCCGAGATCATGATCGGCGAGACCCTCGCCGACGCGGAGAACCCCATCCCGCTGCCGGTCATCACCGTCGACGAGCCGGCCATCTCCATGACCATCGGCACCAACACAAGCCCGATGGTGGGCAAGGTGCGTGGCTCCAAGGTCACCGCGCGCATGGTCAAGGACCGTCTCGACAAGGAGCTCATCGGCAACGTGTCGCTGCGCGTCCTGCCCACCGAGCGCCCCGACGCCTGGGAGGTCCAGGGCCGTGGTGAGCTCGCGCTCGCCATCCTCGTCGAGCAGATGAAGCGCGAGGGCTACGAGCTCACCGTCGGCAAGCCGCAGGTGGTCACCCGCGAGGTCGACGGCAAGACCCACGAGCCGGTCGAGCGCCTCACGATCGACACCCCGGAGGAGTTCCTCGGCCCGATCACCCAGATCATGGCCGCCCGCAAGGGCCGCATGGAGCAGATGACCAACCACGGCACCGGCTGGATCCGGATGGAGTTCCTCGTGCCGTCGCGTGGCCTCATCGGCTTCCGGACCGAGTTCCTCACCGAGACGCGCGGCACGGGCATCGCCCACCACGTGTTCGAGGACTACGAGCCGTGGTTCGGCCCGATCGTGACCCGCACCAGCGGCTCGCTCGTCTCCGACCGCACCGGTGTCGTCACCGCGTACGCCATGGTCAACCTCCAGGAGCGCGGCACGCTGTTCGTGGACCCGACCACCGAGGTGTACGAGGGCATGATCATCGGCGAGAACTCCCGCGCCGACGACATGGACGTCAACATCACCAAGGAGAAGAAGCTCACCAACGTGCGCGCCTCCTCCTCGGACAACTTCGAGAAGATCGTGCCGCCGCGCAAGCTCAGCCTCGAGCAGTCGCTCGAGTTCTGCCGCGAGGACGAGTGCGTCGAGGTGACCCCGGAGGCCGTGCGCATCCGCAAGGTCGAGCTCGACCAGACCCTGCGCGCCCGCGCCGCGTCCCGGGCACGCAACGCCTGA
- a CDS encoding (deoxy)nucleoside triphosphate pyrophosphohydrolase gives MPERARFPLVRAVVGAAIVDDLDHPTRLLSARRTEPPALAGGWEFAGGKVDPGETPEQALHRELIEELGVTVRLGEVVPGPLADGRWPLGESYAMTVWWAVVDSGVPAPIEDHDAVRWLTAEDLYDVPWLPADLPIVDAIATRLR, from the coding sequence ATGCCGGAAAGAGCACGGTTCCCGTTGGTGCGCGCCGTCGTCGGCGCTGCGATCGTCGACGACCTCGACCACCCGACGCGCCTCCTCAGCGCCCGTCGGACCGAGCCTCCTGCGCTCGCAGGAGGGTGGGAGTTCGCCGGGGGGAAGGTCGATCCGGGGGAGACCCCGGAGCAGGCGCTGCACCGCGAGCTGATCGAGGAGCTCGGGGTCACCGTGCGCCTCGGGGAGGTCGTGCCCGGGCCGCTGGCGGACGGCCGCTGGCCCCTGGGGGAGTCCTACGCCATGACGGTCTGGTGGGCCGTCGTCGACTCCGGGGTCCCGGCCCCGATCGAGGACCACGACGCGGTGCGGTGGCTCACCGCGGAGGACCTGTACGACGTGCCGTGGCTGCCCGCCGACCTGCCCATCGTCGACGCCATCGCCACCCGCCTGCGCTGA